The Thermocrinis ruber genome has a window encoding:
- a CDS encoding STT3 domain-containing protein — protein sequence MKNLSLALLFAFFVSLIPHIVEIYNYFKHQDIYFLDRKPFIQNPDGYFFGRLAKDFKRGEDVLRNFPEGGVKYDYPPLISFMYGILLRLTGIEIEWLGFWLSPIFGSLFVIPFVLFWHRLGNLWVGFAGAVLTALSSAYYTRVFVLDLDTDNLNLFFIFSIALFLLLAYQKKNHWHAYLFVALAVLFSLLFYWWYAHPEFFVLQFLGFLLLALQNRRLFYAGLTGLLSLWALISFMAGYPLGMDILGRLFLYFGIPISPVESKNVPEVLKTISEQGRVYFLRSYPLYFSSEFPFYIALIFLPLLFFRFFKGQLLLLPLYVLLVLSVVKGSIRVYMYSAPVLAMGFAYGVFLISKLSNFLEKRSLKLFVGGLFPLLMLISAINWFSLIDRMPGFFISKEVVRDIQKLKDITPKDAKILSWWDYGYPIVYYSQRAVFHDGGTQFSIKTLLIAYALLQEEKTAHKLFLCISDPIFNHRAWEKYKTLGLYKALEQSAKECQVKPYGKIYLLITEDMLSKTQPMQQLAYGKGSTLLKLPPCERDCKAELNRDTGTYTQTIGRSSTEYLVKEVFWIEEEGKVKRESFNNPKGGTLYLVKKGGTIYGFFVGEKLKNSALLSLYTIRKDREDFRLVYDNFPHSVLYEIISSKPPQPLTLSPEDHLHLK from the coding sequence ATGAAAAATCTCTCCCTTGCCCTGCTTTTTGCCTTTTTTGTGTCTTTAATTCCTCACATTGTAGAGATATACAACTACTTTAAGCATCAGGATATTTACTTTTTGGACCGCAAGCCCTTTATTCAAAACCCCGATGGCTACTTTTTTGGAAGGCTTGCCAAAGACTTCAAAAGGGGAGAGGATGTTCTAAGAAACTTTCCGGAAGGTGGTGTAAAGTATGACTATCCGCCTTTGATAAGTTTTATGTATGGAATCCTTTTAAGGCTAACGGGTATTGAAATAGAGTGGCTTGGCTTTTGGCTTTCGCCCATTTTTGGAAGCTTGTTTGTTATTCCTTTTGTTTTATTTTGGCACAGGCTTGGGAACCTCTGGGTGGGCTTTGCGGGTGCGGTCCTAACCGCCCTGTCCTCTGCTTACTATACCAGGGTTTTTGTCCTTGACTTGGACACAGACAACTTAAACCTTTTCTTTATCTTCAGCATCGCCCTTTTTTTACTGCTTGCCTACCAAAAGAAAAACCACTGGCATGCTTACCTTTTTGTTGCCCTTGCTGTGCTTTTTAGTCTTCTGTTTTATTGGTGGTATGCCCATCCGGAGTTCTTTGTTTTGCAGTTTCTTGGATTTTTGCTTTTGGCACTGCAAAACAGAAGGCTCTTTTATGCGGGATTAACGGGGCTTTTGTCTTTGTGGGCTTTAATCTCTTTTATGGCGGGCTATCCTTTAGGTATGGACATCTTGGGCAGGCTTTTCCTTTACTTTGGAATTCCCATCTCTCCGGTGGAAAGCAAGAACGTGCCAGAGGTTTTAAAAACCATCTCAGAGCAGGGTAGGGTTTATTTCTTGCGTAGCTACCCATTGTATTTTTCCTCCGAATTTCCCTTTTACATAGCCTTAATTTTTCTGCCCTTGCTGTTTTTTAGGTTTTTCAAAGGACAGTTATTGCTTTTGCCCCTTTATGTCCTTTTGGTTTTGAGTGTGGTAAAGGGAAGCATAAGGGTTTATATGTATTCTGCGCCTGTGCTTGCAATGGGTTTTGCCTACGGCGTCTTTCTCATTTCAAAGCTTTCGAACTTTTTGGAAAAGAGAAGTTTAAAGCTCTTTGTGGGTGGGCTTTTCCCTCTTTTGATGCTCATATCTGCCATAAACTGGTTTAGCTTGATAGACAGAATGCCCGGCTTTTTTATCAGTAAAGAAGTAGTCAGGGACATCCAAAAGTTAAAGGACATAACGCCCAAAGACGCAAAAATTCTTAGCTGGTGGGATTATGGTTATCCTATAGTTTATTACTCCCAGAGGGCTGTCTTTCACGATGGGGGAACCCAGTTTTCCATAAAGACGCTCCTCATAGCCTACGCCCTTTTGCAAGAGGAAAAAACCGCCCACAAACTCTTTTTGTGTATATCCGACCCTATTTTCAATCATCGTGCGTGGGAAAAATATAAAACTCTTGGTCTTTATAAAGCCTTAGAGCAATCTGCCAAGGAGTGCCAAGTTAAGCCCTACGGAAAAATATACCTTTTGATTACCGAGGATATGCTTAGCAAAACCCAACCCATGCAACAGCTTGCCTACGGGAAAGGTTCAACCCTTCTCAAACTTCCACCCTGCGAAAGAGATTGTAAAGCAGAGCTAAACAGAGATACTGGCACATACACCCAAACTATTGGCAGATCTTCCACCGAATACTTAGTTAAAGAAGTTTTTTGGATAGAGGAAGAAGGCAAGGTAAAAAGGGAAAGCTTCAACAATCCCAAGGGCGGGACCCTCTACTTGGTGAAAAAAGGTGGAACAATCTACGGCTTTTTTGTTGGAGAAAAATTAAAAAATTCCGCCCTGTTGAGCCTATACACCATAAGAAAAGACAGAGAGGACTTCAGGCTGGTTTATGATAACTTTCCCCATAGTGTGCTGTATGAGATTATCTCATCCAAACCGCCTCAACCCTTGACCTTGAGCCCTGAGGACCATCTGCATCTGAAATGA
- a CDS encoding type IV pilin protein: MRRGFTLLELLVVIAIIAILVSIAIPQYLNYTERARLASYALPIARACMFDVSSYCSTDPPPAGTETYSIIGNSTFPNCVANYTTPGGTVYFTVVEAFQCSNTGQLAAGKLHAYFSVMGQRVVCRVDTGTFRCFVE, from the coding sequence ATGAGGAGGGGTTTTACCCTTTTGGAGCTTTTGGTGGTTATCGCCATTATTGCCATCCTTGTCAGCATTGCCATTCCCCAATACCTAAACTACACAGAAAGGGCAAGGCTTGCGTCTTATGCACTTCCGATTGCAAGGGCTTGTATGTTTGATGTGTCTTCTTATTGTTCTACAGACCCTCCCCCAGCAGGAACGGAGACCTACTCAATAATCGGAAATTCTACCTTTCCCAACTGTGTGGCGAACTATACCACTCCGGGTGGGACTGTTTATTTTACTGTAGTTGAGGCTTTTCAATGCTCAAACACGGGACAGTTGGCTGCGGGGAAGCTACACGCTTACTTTTCTGTCATGGGGCAGAGGGTGGTGTGTCGGGTGGATACTGGAACCTTTCGGTGCTTTGTTGAATGA
- a CDS encoding type IV pilin protein: MRQQKGFTLIELLVVIAIIAILASLAIPQYLRYQRQARVSSYAEPIARGCLMDLAAYCMENAGQTVNPILGSTSPLPNCRNTTVSTAGGNVNLTSSATSVTCGSDGTVNLGTATGGGITATLDTAPGFRARCFAQDQSVRCTVEAQ; the protein is encoded by the coding sequence ATGAGGCAACAGAAGGGTTTCACCCTAATTGAGTTGCTTGTAGTTATAGCCATCATAGCCATCTTGGCATCCTTGGCAATACCACAGTATCTAAGGTATCAGAGGCAGGCAAGGGTAAGCTCCTACGCGGAGCCTATAGCAAGGGGATGCTTAATGGACTTGGCGGCATACTGCATGGAAAATGCAGGACAGACTGTAAACCCAATACTTGGTTCAACCTCACCCTTACCAAACTGTAGGAACACTACCGTAAGCACGGCGGGCGGAAACGTTAACCTTACCTCTTCAGCCACAAGCGTAACTTGTGGATCCGATGGAACTGTGAACCTTGGCACCGCTACTGGTGGTGGAATAACCGCAACGCTTGATACTGCGCCTGGCTTCAGGGCAAGGTGCTTTGCACAAGATCAATCAGTCAGATGCACAGTAGAGGCACAATAA
- the rlmB gene encoding 23S rRNA (guanosine(2251)-2'-O)-methyltransferase RlmB encodes MIVYGKNPILEALRANRPIEKVLVAHDGHPPHQVVKLCKEKGIKIQRVPRQKIEELAGTKKTQGIVAIISPVPLVPPEELFKKAFEKNSFFLVLDHITDPQNAGNLIRTCEVFGGVGVLLPKDRSFPINQTAVKASSGAVFHLTFSRVPSLRRALEEFQRMGGSVVVVERGGEDIRRVRFPMPCALVLGSEGEGVSKSVLERADLVVSIPMVGKLNSLNVSSAGAIAMWEVFKACGLNRED; translated from the coding sequence ATGATCGTTTATGGTAAAAATCCCATTTTAGAAGCCCTCAGGGCAAACAGACCCATTGAAAAGGTTTTGGTAGCCCATGACGGACATCCTCCCCATCAGGTGGTAAAGCTCTGCAAAGAAAAGGGAATAAAGATCCAAAGGGTGCCAAGGCAGAAAATTGAAGAGCTCGCTGGCACAAAAAAGACGCAGGGAATTGTTGCCATTATCAGCCCTGTACCCTTGGTTCCTCCAGAGGAACTTTTTAAAAAAGCCTTTGAGAAGAACAGTTTCTTTCTGGTTTTGGATCACATAACGGACCCACAGAACGCGGGAAATCTCATAAGGACCTGCGAGGTTTTCGGTGGGGTTGGAGTGCTTTTGCCCAAAGACCGGAGCTTTCCCATAAATCAAACGGCGGTAAAGGCAAGCTCCGGTGCGGTTTTTCACCTTACCTTTAGCAGGGTGCCAAGCCTAAGGAGGGCTCTGGAAGAGTTTCAAAGAATGGGTGGCTCTGTGGTGGTTGTAGAAAGAGGAGGAGAGGACATAAGGAGGGTGCGATTTCCTATGCCCTGTGCCTTGGTGCTTGGTTCAGAGGGAGAGGGCGTCTCCAAAAGCGTCCTTGAGAGGGCAGACCTGGTGGTCTCCATTCCCATGGTGGGCAAACTCAACTCCTTGAACGTGTCCTCCGCTGGTGCCATTGCCATGTGGGAGGTCTTTAAGGCTTGCGGACTGAATAGAGAAGATTAA
- the nadA gene encoding quinolinate synthase NadA yields MLTFEIAKEETLSPKDIKELQEEIRSLARQKNAVILAHYYQRPEVQDIADFVGDSLELSRKASQTDADIILFCGVRFMCETAKILNPTKKVLHPNPESGCPMADMIRPEQVLKLKEQHPDGEVVAYVNTSADVKAVSDVCVTSANAIKVVQKLQSKKIIFIPDQALGNWVKKHVPDKEFVIWQGFCPPHFEFTAKELERLKQQFPDAKVAVHPECHPKVIEMADFVGSTSQIINYATTCDSDRVIVITEVGLKHTLIKKNPNKEYIFPQSMNYCGTVYCCTMKAITLPLVYKTLKEEINEVVLDEEIIAKARRPLERMLELS; encoded by the coding sequence ATGCTTACCTTTGAAATTGCCAAAGAGGAGACCCTAAGCCCTAAGGATATAAAGGAACTTCAGGAAGAAATAAGGTCCTTAGCAAGGCAAAAGAACGCAGTGATCCTTGCCCATTACTACCAAAGACCGGAGGTGCAGGACATTGCGGACTTTGTGGGAGATTCCTTAGAGCTTTCCAGAAAGGCAAGCCAAACGGATGCAGACATTATCCTTTTCTGCGGAGTTAGGTTTATGTGCGAAACCGCAAAGATCCTGAACCCCACAAAGAAGGTACTACACCCAAACCCAGAATCAGGCTGTCCTATGGCGGACATGATAAGACCCGAGCAGGTTTTAAAGCTAAAGGAACAGCATCCCGACGGCGAGGTGGTAGCTTACGTGAATACCTCTGCGGATGTAAAGGCGGTGTCCGACGTGTGCGTCACATCAGCCAATGCGATAAAAGTTGTCCAAAAGTTGCAGAGCAAAAAGATCATATTCATCCCAGACCAAGCCTTGGGCAATTGGGTAAAAAAACATGTGCCCGATAAGGAGTTTGTTATATGGCAGGGTTTTTGTCCTCCACACTTTGAATTTACCGCTAAAGAGTTGGAAAGGCTAAAGCAACAGTTCCCAGATGCTAAAGTGGCGGTACATCCCGAGTGCCACCCCAAAGTCATTGAAATGGCAGACTTTGTGGGCTCCACCTCCCAGATCATAAACTACGCCACCACCTGCGATTCAGACAGGGTTATTGTCATCACGGAGGTAGGTTTAAAGCATACCCTTATTAAGAAAAACCCTAACAAGGAGTATATATTCCCCCAATCTATGAACTACTGCGGAACTGTGTATTGTTGCACCATGAAGGCTATAACACTGCCCTTGGTTTACAAAACCCTAAAGGAGGAAATAAACGAAGTAGTACTGGACGAGGAAATAATAGCCAAGGCAAGAAGACCCTTAGAGAGGATGCTTGAGCTGTCTTAA
- the glmU gene encoding bifunctional UDP-N-acetylglucosamine diphosphorylase/glucosamine-1-phosphate N-acetyltransferase GlmU, which yields MRALILAAGLGSRFKSQKAKVLHTILGKPMLWYVLRTLRELNFREIGVVVGHQAEEVKKVFEGEEGIFFFHQGNPKGGTADAVLSALDFWRDYQDYLLVINGDSPLVKVQTIKNMQRYIHLVEEYENIKLSALLLSGFLPDPTGYGRVVKDQGGNVIKIVEEKDATIEEKQIREINGGVYFFYCPHLLDVIFSIQPSPKSGELYLTEAIALMHKKGYVVRSFMAEDQAEVMGVNNRWELAIAENVIRLRILERLAVEGNTIHQPETVWIEPSVVLEGEVEIEPGVALRGNTKIGKGVRIGRGSVIENSVVEEGAIIEPYSIIRDSHIKSGAIVGPFAHIRNHSVIGEGSHIGNFVEVKASEIGSHVNAKHLAYIGDAQIGDRTNIGAGVVFANYDGKQKHRSKVGQNAFIGSNSLIIAPITLGNYSYIAGGSVINKNIEEGDLAIARARLRILKGKGKEKLL from the coding sequence ATGCGAGCTTTGATCCTTGCGGCGGGGTTGGGGAGTAGGTTCAAAAGCCAGAAGGCAAAAGTTCTGCACACCATCCTTGGCAAGCCCATGCTCTGGTATGTGCTACGCACCTTGAGGGAGTTGAACTTTCGGGAAATCGGCGTGGTGGTTGGTCATCAGGCGGAGGAGGTAAAAAAGGTCTTTGAGGGAGAGGAGGGCATCTTTTTCTTTCATCAAGGAAACCCAAAGGGTGGTACCGCGGATGCAGTGCTCTCTGCCCTGGACTTTTGGAGGGATTACCAAGATTACCTTTTGGTGATAAACGGCGACAGCCCTTTGGTGAAAGTTCAAACCATAAAGAACATGCAAAGATACATACACTTGGTGGAGGAATATGAGAACATAAAATTAAGTGCCTTGCTACTGTCGGGCTTTCTTCCGGATCCAACGGGCTATGGCAGGGTTGTAAAGGACCAGGGCGGGAATGTGATAAAAATAGTGGAGGAAAAAGATGCTACCATTGAAGAAAAGCAGATCAGGGAGATAAACGGCGGTGTGTATTTCTTTTACTGTCCTCATCTTTTGGATGTGATCTTTTCCATACAGCCCAGCCCAAAGAGTGGAGAGTTATACCTAACAGAGGCAATAGCCTTAATGCACAAAAAAGGTTATGTAGTTAGGAGCTTTATGGCGGAGGATCAGGCGGAGGTCATGGGTGTCAACAACCGATGGGAGCTTGCCATTGCAGAAAACGTGATAAGATTGAGGATTTTAGAAAGGCTTGCAGTAGAAGGCAACACCATCCATCAGCCAGAAACCGTATGGATAGAGCCCTCCGTGGTGCTTGAGGGGGAGGTGGAAATAGAGCCGGGCGTAGCCCTAAGAGGAAACACAAAAATAGGCAAAGGGGTGCGTATAGGTAGGGGAAGCGTCATAGAAAACTCAGTGGTGGAAGAGGGCGCAATCATAGAGCCCTACAGCATTATTAGAGATTCTCACATCAAGAGCGGTGCCATCGTAGGACCCTTTGCCCATATCAGAAATCACTCCGTGATAGGGGAGGGCTCCCACATAGGAAACTTTGTGGAGGTTAAAGCCTCCGAGATTGGTAGCCATGTAAATGCTAAGCATTTGGCATACATAGGTGATGCCCAAATAGGCGATCGCACCAACATAGGGGCGGGAGTGGTCTTTGCCAACTACGACGGAAAGCAAAAGCACCGGAGTAAGGTAGGTCAGAATGCCTTCATAGGTAGCAACTCCCTCATAATTGCACCCATCACCCTCGGCAACTACTCCTACATTGCGGGAGGTTCGGTCATCAACAAGAACATAGAAGAGGGAGACTTGGCTATTGCAAGGGCAAGGCTTAGGATATTGAAGGGTAAGGGTAAAGAAAAGCTTTTGTAA
- a CDS encoding class II aldolase/adducin family protein, which yields MLYYKLKIIKAGQLLYKEGLVDARAGNISIRLDGRVLITRTGRYVGELSLEDIIELPLYGKSVLENRASSEWVVHREIYLQTSHRAVVHAHPPKAVILSMSLDRIEPIDSEGKALLGSVKVLPDYPSGSLELARAVSEELKNSKLVVVRGHGVFSVGNDPLEGYSLISVLERSCQILLS from the coding sequence ATGCTGTATTACAAGCTAAAAATTATCAAAGCAGGACAACTTTTGTACAAAGAAGGGCTTGTAGATGCAAGGGCGGGAAACATTTCCATAAGGTTGGATGGGAGGGTTTTAATAACCAGAACGGGTAGGTATGTGGGAGAACTCTCTTTGGAGGACATAATAGAACTGCCCCTGTACGGCAAAAGCGTCCTTGAGAATAGGGCATCCTCTGAGTGGGTGGTGCACAGAGAAATATACCTGCAAACTTCCCACAGGGCGGTGGTCCATGCCCATCCACCAAAGGCGGTAATCCTTTCCATGTCTTTGGATCGCATAGAACCCATTGATTCGGAGGGAAAAGCCCTGTTAGGTAGCGTAAAAGTACTGCCCGATTATCCTTCGGGTAGCCTTGAACTTGCCCGTGCGGTCTCAGAAGAACTAAAAAATTCAAAACTTGTGGTGGTAAGGGGACACGGCGTCTTTTCCGTAGGCAACGATCCCTTGGAGGGCTACAGTCTTATTTCTGTTTTGGAAAGGTCCTGCCAGATTTTGCTAAGTTAA
- a CDS encoding DUF29 domain-containing protein, whose product MELKAKSLKELYEKDFYLWLLENLKLLKSKEYELLDWEHLQEELEDMGKSLFSTVISQMARIMEHLYKWENFRYIPYMGNNWVQSINSARRELRRIFEDSPSLRKRAQEKEVLQKAWEMAVLDLIDWLEEPKSKRFIETYFKGKMPTKNDFPKEYPYTFEQVMKYKPWVGLT is encoded by the coding sequence ATGGAACTAAAGGCCAAAAGCTTAAAAGAGCTTTACGAAAAAGATTTCTACCTTTGGTTGCTGGAGAATCTCAAACTTTTGAAAAGCAAAGAGTACGAGCTTTTAGACTGGGAACATTTGCAAGAGGAGTTGGAGGATATGGGAAAAAGCCTGTTTAGCACTGTAATCAGCCAGATGGCACGAATTATGGAACATCTTTACAAGTGGGAAAACTTTAGGTATATCCCCTACATGGGAAATAACTGGGTTCAGAGCATCAATTCAGCAAGGAGGGAGTTAAGAAGAATTTTTGAAGATAGCCCTTCTTTAAGAAAGCGAGCCCAAGAAAAAGAAGTACTACAAAAAGCTTGGGAGATGGCGGTTCTTGATCTCATAGACTGGCTTGAAGAACCAAAAAGCAAAAGATTTATAGAAACATACTTTAAGGGTAAAATGCCCACAAAAAATGACTTTCCTAAAGAGTACCCATACACCTTTGAACAGGTGATGAAATATAAACCTTGGGTGGGATTAACTTAG
- the coaE gene encoding dephospho-CoA kinase (Dephospho-CoA kinase (CoaE) performs the final step in coenzyme A biosynthesis.) produces the protein MLKIALTGNIGSGKSTVAEFFKECGFYVFDADRIIKGFYEERGKVYEEVLKAFGNEILDQGGNINTKKLADIVFADREKLLLLERITHSALYERLEEEFKKLPEHAIAVVEASLVLEKKTQGRYDFVVLVYAPYEICKQRVLAKGMSLEDFERRWQKQLPPEEKLKKAHYVIDNSQSLERTRERVRELCKVFRNLVLFQKG, from the coding sequence ATGCTCAAGATAGCCCTAACTGGCAACATAGGTTCTGGAAAATCCACGGTGGCGGAGTTTTTCAAGGAGTGCGGTTTTTATGTCTTTGATGCAGACCGAATAATAAAGGGATTTTATGAAGAGAGGGGAAAGGTGTACGAAGAGGTTCTGAAAGCCTTTGGGAATGAAATATTAGACCAAGGGGGAAACATAAACACAAAAAAGCTTGCGGACATTGTGTTTGCAGACAGAGAAAAGCTATTGCTTTTGGAAAGGATCACCCACTCTGCCCTTTATGAGCGATTGGAGGAGGAGTTTAAAAAACTTCCCGAGCACGCTATAGCAGTGGTGGAGGCATCCTTGGTTCTGGAGAAAAAAACACAAGGCAGGTACGACTTTGTGGTTTTGGTTTATGCACCCTATGAGATTTGCAAACAGAGGGTCCTCGCCAAAGGTATGTCTTTGGAGGACTTTGAGAGAAGGTGGCAAAAGCAACTTCCACCTGAAGAGAAGCTAAAAAAAGCCCACTATGTGATAGACAACAGCCAAAGCCTTGAAAGGACAAGGGAGAGGGTCCGTGAGTTGTGTAAAGTCTTTAGGAACCTTGTCCTTTTTCAGAAAGGGTGA
- a CDS encoding TIGR00269 family protein encodes MKRCAKCSQKAVVYLPHHRIALCKEHYIEWFERRVERTIREFRMFSKEDRVLVAVSGGKDSLSLWHALHKLGYQADGLYINLGIGEYSKLSEEKAKKFAQGLGRTLHVIRLKDLVEDIPTLKEIEKRPACSVCGNLKRYYMNKSAKELGFSVIATGHNLDDESATLMGNVLSWNLGYLRRQYPVLKEGNGFVKKVKPLCLITEKESALYALLSGIDFVEEECPYSVGASSIEYKLLLSQIEERSPGTKLRFYLEFLRKVQPLLRREEKLELKPCSICGEPTSGDVCTVCRLKQRLTLSEKGQGS; translated from the coding sequence ATGAAAAGGTGTGCTAAGTGTTCCCAAAAGGCGGTTGTTTATTTGCCCCACCATAGGATTGCCCTGTGCAAAGAGCATTACATTGAGTGGTTCGAAAGGAGGGTGGAAAGGACAATAAGAGAGTTTAGAATGTTTTCAAAAGAGGATAGGGTTTTAGTGGCGGTATCTGGTGGGAAGGACAGCCTTTCCCTCTGGCATGCCCTCCATAAGCTCGGCTACCAAGCGGATGGGCTCTACATAAACTTGGGCATAGGAGAGTATTCCAAACTATCGGAGGAAAAAGCTAAAAAGTTTGCCCAGGGCTTAGGAAGGACCCTGCATGTAATAAGGCTCAAGGATTTGGTGGAAGATATACCAACCCTAAAAGAGATAGAGAAAAGGCCTGCCTGTTCTGTGTGTGGAAATCTCAAAAGGTATTACATGAACAAGAGCGCCAAAGAGCTTGGTTTTTCGGTGATCGCCACAGGGCACAACTTGGACGATGAGAGCGCCACCCTCATGGGAAACGTCCTCTCTTGGAACTTAGGCTACCTGCGGAGGCAGTATCCAGTTTTAAAGGAGGGCAACGGCTTTGTGAAAAAGGTAAAACCACTGTGCCTTATTACAGAGAAGGAAAGTGCCCTGTATGCCCTTCTTTCCGGTATAGACTTTGTGGAGGAAGAATGTCCCTACTCGGTGGGTGCCTCTTCAATTGAGTATAAGCTTTTGCTCTCTCAGATAGAGGAAAGGAGCCCCGGCACCAAGCTTAGGTTCTACTTAGAGTTTTTGAGAAAGGTTCAGCCCCTTCTCAGGCGGGAAGAAAAACTTGAGCTAAAGCCATGCTCCATTTGTGGTGAGCCCACCTCTGGGGACGTATGCACTGTTTGTAGGCTAAAACAAAGGCTCACCCTTTCTGAAAAAGGACAAGGTTCCTAA
- a CDS encoding MoaD/ThiS family protein, with amino-acid sequence MKLRVQYRGKELELEFEGDKVKAKDLLKAMNLSREYAFVVVNGEVVEEDFYIKEGDQVRVINAISGG; translated from the coding sequence ATGAAACTGAGGGTTCAGTACAGAGGAAAGGAGTTAGAGTTGGAGTTTGAAGGGGACAAGGTAAAGGCAAAAGACCTTTTAAAGGCTATGAACCTTTCAAGGGAGTATGCCTTTGTGGTGGTCAATGGAGAGGTGGTGGAGGAGGACTTTTACATAAAGGAGGGAGACCAAGTGCGGGTGATAAATGCCATTTCGGGAGGGTAG
- a CDS encoding DUF2173 family protein has protein sequence MATLSKLKELMSIPGAVAAGEFADDGRLIAYYGNIDEKSAEVAAMMCAANKLMFNMQAKGWSAYTGQGGFYPVYGFAVAGGKYAACIMGNVGVFVELDKADFDKTFEVLSKYL, from the coding sequence ATGGCAACACTAAGCAAGCTCAAAGAGCTTATGTCCATACCCGGCGCTGTTGCAGCTGGGGAATTTGCAGATGATGGTAGGCTGATTGCCTACTACGGCAACATTGATGAGAAGTCTGCCGAGGTTGCAGCCATGATGTGCGCTGCCAACAAGCTCATGTTCAACATGCAGGCAAAGGGCTGGAGTGCATACACCGGTCAAGGGGGCTTTTACCCTGTATACGGCTTTGCGGTAGCCGGTGGAAAATACGCCGCCTGCATAATGGGCAATGTGGGTGTTTTTGTGGAGCTTGATAAGGCAGACTTTGACAAAACCTTTGAAGTACTGTCCAAATACTTATAA
- a CDS encoding DUF2173 family protein, with protein MADLDKLMSVKGVWAAGEFSPDGKLIAYKGNISEEHAAMAAMMCAANTLMAEMQTQGWTALSGQEWTPLIGWAVAGPKYSVCVIGNVGVFVNNDEVSFNEVFKVLREVAGK; from the coding sequence ATGGCAGACTTGGACAAACTCATGAGCGTAAAGGGCGTTTGGGCTGCGGGAGAGTTTTCTCCCGATGGTAAGCTAATTGCCTACAAGGGCAACATATCCGAAGAGCACGCAGCTATGGCTGCGATGATGTGCGCCGCCAACACACTGATGGCAGAGATGCAAACGCAGGGCTGGACCGCCCTCTCTGGTCAAGAATGGACACCTCTGATAGGCTGGGCTGTGGCAGGTCCCAAGTATTCGGTTTGCGTGATAGGCAATGTGGGCGTCTTTGTTAACAACGACGAAGTGTCCTTTAACGAAGTCTTTAAGGTTTTAAGGGAAGTGGCAGGTAAGTAA
- a CDS encoding SCP2 sterol-binding domain-containing protein, whose amino-acid sequence MHKFLSEDWIKAYKEEWNKNQKLKEELKDFSASIKYYIEGKEGDAVHLIVKNGEAVEAGKADSMDYDFELWASLDNWKRLATGDMGPKAALLTKRLKFKGSMITAMKYMSAFEESLKMMGNIPTDWDIK is encoded by the coding sequence ATGCACAAGTTCCTTTCGGAAGATTGGATAAAGGCTTACAAAGAGGAATGGAACAAAAATCAAAAGCTCAAAGAGGAGCTGAAGGACTTTTCCGCCAGCATAAAGTATTACATAGAGGGAAAAGAAGGAGACGCAGTCCATCTTATAGTGAAAAACGGGGAGGCTGTTGAGGCAGGAAAGGCGGACTCAATGGATTACGACTTTGAACTCTGGGCAAGCTTGGATAACTGGAAAAGGCTCGCCACGGGAGATATGGGACCAAAGGCTGCTCTGCTAACCAAAAGGCTAAAGTTCAAGGGCTCCATGATCACCGCCATGAAGTATATGTCCGCCTTTGAGGAGAGTTTAAAGATGATGGGTAACATTCCCACCGACTGGGACATAAAATAA